Proteins found in one Syngnathus acus chromosome 9, fSynAcu1.2, whole genome shotgun sequence genomic segment:
- the sftpbb gene encoding surfactant protein Bb isoform X2, whose protein sequence is MMSSFGFLLVVVTAFLSPGDSMFIKDPVVFIKDTSLGICSECSQIIQLSANVIPSKDSKEHVYQVLHALCQHLPDKQALECDFQLKMNLSKILLQPLGHGDGEATCSAFGLCAAHRDEEEMTLPHDENGEDVPALTNTHEQFNPACTLCLLIIKKLETLLPQNMTEDALMKIMDEVCDLLPKSYKDKCDDFVGKYGVQIVELLLSSAAPHTICTLLHVCLFRDSTGTEVPAPTDCNSCRTLAALSRLQLGVNATKPQMSSFLQSVCGQHPNAIPKCESFTKIYGARLQQVLEKQVDHDDICKSVDLCTTKKSELVGSNPCTWGPSYWCKDTNTAQKCGNTAFCEKHVWKK, encoded by the exons ATGATGTCGTCTTTTGGGTTTCTCCTAGTGGTCGTAACGGCGTTTCTCAGCCCCG GAGACTCTATGTTCATCAAAGACCCTGTGGTATTCATTAAAGACACTTCTCTG GGCATCTGCTCAGAATGCAGCCAGATTATCCAGCTGTCTGCCAACGTGATTCCCAGCAAAGACAGTAAG GAGCATGTATACCAAGTCTTGCATGCACTCTGCCAGCACCTCCCAGACAAACAGGCATTGGAATGTGACTTTCAGTTGAAGATGAATTTATCCAAAATCCTGCTGCAACCATTAGGTCACGGG GATGGGGAAGCAACCTGCTCGGCTTTTGGACTGTGTGCTGCCCACAGGGATGAGGAAGAGATGACACTTCCCCACGATGAAAATGGGGAAGATGTCCCTGCGCTCACCAACACGCAT GAGCAGTTCAACCCGGCTTGCACCCTGTGCTTGCTCATCATCAAGAAACTGGAGACTCTTTTGCCCCAAAAcatgactgag GATGCGTTGATGAAGATCATGGACGAAGTCTGCGATCTCCTCCCTAAGAGCTACAAGGACAAATGTGACGACTTTGTTGGCAAATATGGCGTACAGATTGTAGAGCTCCTGTTGTCGTCAGCTGCCCCTCACACCATATGTACACTGCTGCACGTCTGTTTGTTCAGGGACTCAACTGGCACAG AGGTGCCCGCCCCTACGGACTGCAATTCATGCCGTACACTGGCTGCGCTGAGCCGGCTTCAACTGGGTGTCAACGCCACAAAGCCTCAGATGTCCTCTTTCCTGCAGTCTGTGTGTGGTCAACACCCAAATGCTATCCCCAAG TGCGAGTCATTCACCAAAATATATGGTGCTAGACTGCAGCAGGTGTTGGAAAAGCAGGTGGACCATGACGACATTTGTAAA AGCGTCGATCTGTGTACTACAAAGAAGTCGGAGCTGGTGGGGAGCAATCCCTGCACATGGGGGCCGAGCTACTGGTgcaaagacacaaacacagctCAGAAGTGTGGC AACACGGCCTTCTGTGAGAAGCATGTGTGGAAGAAGTGA
- the sftpbb gene encoding surfactant protein Bb isoform X1, whose product MMSSFGFLLVVVTAFLSPGDSMFIKDPVVFIKDTSLKGICSECSQIIQLSANVIPSKDSKEHVYQVLHALCQHLPDKQALECDFQLKMNLSKILLQPLGHGDGEATCSAFGLCAAHRDEEEMTLPHDENGEDVPALTNTHEQFNPACTLCLLIIKKLETLLPQNMTEDALMKIMDEVCDLLPKSYKDKCDDFVGKYGVQIVELLLSSAAPHTICTLLHVCLFRDSTGTEVPAPTDCNSCRTLAALSRLQLGVNATKPQMSSFLQSVCGQHPNAIPKCESFTKIYGARLQQVLEKQVDHDDICKSVDLCTTKKSELVGSNPCTWGPSYWCKDTNTAQKCGNTAFCEKHVWKK is encoded by the exons ATGATGTCGTCTTTTGGGTTTCTCCTAGTGGTCGTAACGGCGTTTCTCAGCCCCG GAGACTCTATGTTCATCAAAGACCCTGTGGTATTCATTAAAGACACTTCTCTG AAGGGCATCTGCTCAGAATGCAGCCAGATTATCCAGCTGTCTGCCAACGTGATTCCCAGCAAAGACAGTAAG GAGCATGTATACCAAGTCTTGCATGCACTCTGCCAGCACCTCCCAGACAAACAGGCATTGGAATGTGACTTTCAGTTGAAGATGAATTTATCCAAAATCCTGCTGCAACCATTAGGTCACGGG GATGGGGAAGCAACCTGCTCGGCTTTTGGACTGTGTGCTGCCCACAGGGATGAGGAAGAGATGACACTTCCCCACGATGAAAATGGGGAAGATGTCCCTGCGCTCACCAACACGCAT GAGCAGTTCAACCCGGCTTGCACCCTGTGCTTGCTCATCATCAAGAAACTGGAGACTCTTTTGCCCCAAAAcatgactgag GATGCGTTGATGAAGATCATGGACGAAGTCTGCGATCTCCTCCCTAAGAGCTACAAGGACAAATGTGACGACTTTGTTGGCAAATATGGCGTACAGATTGTAGAGCTCCTGTTGTCGTCAGCTGCCCCTCACACCATATGTACACTGCTGCACGTCTGTTTGTTCAGGGACTCAACTGGCACAG AGGTGCCCGCCCCTACGGACTGCAATTCATGCCGTACACTGGCTGCGCTGAGCCGGCTTCAACTGGGTGTCAACGCCACAAAGCCTCAGATGTCCTCTTTCCTGCAGTCTGTGTGTGGTCAACACCCAAATGCTATCCCCAAG TGCGAGTCATTCACCAAAATATATGGTGCTAGACTGCAGCAGGTGTTGGAAAAGCAGGTGGACCATGACGACATTTGTAAA AGCGTCGATCTGTGTACTACAAAGAAGTCGGAGCTGGTGGGGAGCAATCCCTGCACATGGGGGCCGAGCTACTGGTgcaaagacacaaacacagctCAGAAGTGTGGC AACACGGCCTTCTGTGAGAAGCATGTGTGGAAGAAGTGA
- the sftpbb gene encoding surfactant protein Bb isoform X4: MFIKDPVVFIKDTSLGICSECSQIIQLSANVIPSKDSKEHVYQVLHALCQHLPDKQALECDFQLKMNLSKILLQPLGHGDGEATCSAFGLCAAHRDEEEMTLPHDENGEDVPALTNTHEQFNPACTLCLLIIKKLETLLPQNMTEDALMKIMDEVCDLLPKSYKDKCDDFVGKYGVQIVELLLSSAAPHTICTLLHVCLFRDSTGTEVPAPTDCNSCRTLAALSRLQLGVNATKPQMSSFLQSVCGQHPNAIPKCESFTKIYGARLQQVLEKQVDHDDICKSVDLCTTKKSELVGSNPCTWGPSYWCKDTNTAQKCGNTAFCEKHVWKK, encoded by the exons ATGTTCATCAAAGACCCTGTGGTATTCATTAAAGACACTTCTCTG GGCATCTGCTCAGAATGCAGCCAGATTATCCAGCTGTCTGCCAACGTGATTCCCAGCAAAGACAGTAAG GAGCATGTATACCAAGTCTTGCATGCACTCTGCCAGCACCTCCCAGACAAACAGGCATTGGAATGTGACTTTCAGTTGAAGATGAATTTATCCAAAATCCTGCTGCAACCATTAGGTCACGGG GATGGGGAAGCAACCTGCTCGGCTTTTGGACTGTGTGCTGCCCACAGGGATGAGGAAGAGATGACACTTCCCCACGATGAAAATGGGGAAGATGTCCCTGCGCTCACCAACACGCAT GAGCAGTTCAACCCGGCTTGCACCCTGTGCTTGCTCATCATCAAGAAACTGGAGACTCTTTTGCCCCAAAAcatgactgag GATGCGTTGATGAAGATCATGGACGAAGTCTGCGATCTCCTCCCTAAGAGCTACAAGGACAAATGTGACGACTTTGTTGGCAAATATGGCGTACAGATTGTAGAGCTCCTGTTGTCGTCAGCTGCCCCTCACACCATATGTACACTGCTGCACGTCTGTTTGTTCAGGGACTCAACTGGCACAG AGGTGCCCGCCCCTACGGACTGCAATTCATGCCGTACACTGGCTGCGCTGAGCCGGCTTCAACTGGGTGTCAACGCCACAAAGCCTCAGATGTCCTCTTTCCTGCAGTCTGTGTGTGGTCAACACCCAAATGCTATCCCCAAG TGCGAGTCATTCACCAAAATATATGGTGCTAGACTGCAGCAGGTGTTGGAAAAGCAGGTGGACCATGACGACATTTGTAAA AGCGTCGATCTGTGTACTACAAAGAAGTCGGAGCTGGTGGGGAGCAATCCCTGCACATGGGGGCCGAGCTACTGGTgcaaagacacaaacacagctCAGAAGTGTGGC AACACGGCCTTCTGTGAGAAGCATGTGTGGAAGAAGTGA
- the sftpbb gene encoding surfactant protein Bb isoform X3 — translation MFIKDPVVFIKDTSLKGICSECSQIIQLSANVIPSKDSKEHVYQVLHALCQHLPDKQALECDFQLKMNLSKILLQPLGHGDGEATCSAFGLCAAHRDEEEMTLPHDENGEDVPALTNTHEQFNPACTLCLLIIKKLETLLPQNMTEDALMKIMDEVCDLLPKSYKDKCDDFVGKYGVQIVELLLSSAAPHTICTLLHVCLFRDSTGTEVPAPTDCNSCRTLAALSRLQLGVNATKPQMSSFLQSVCGQHPNAIPKCESFTKIYGARLQQVLEKQVDHDDICKSVDLCTTKKSELVGSNPCTWGPSYWCKDTNTAQKCGNTAFCEKHVWKK, via the exons ATGTTCATCAAAGACCCTGTGGTATTCATTAAAGACACTTCTCTG AAGGGCATCTGCTCAGAATGCAGCCAGATTATCCAGCTGTCTGCCAACGTGATTCCCAGCAAAGACAGTAAG GAGCATGTATACCAAGTCTTGCATGCACTCTGCCAGCACCTCCCAGACAAACAGGCATTGGAATGTGACTTTCAGTTGAAGATGAATTTATCCAAAATCCTGCTGCAACCATTAGGTCACGGG GATGGGGAAGCAACCTGCTCGGCTTTTGGACTGTGTGCTGCCCACAGGGATGAGGAAGAGATGACACTTCCCCACGATGAAAATGGGGAAGATGTCCCTGCGCTCACCAACACGCAT GAGCAGTTCAACCCGGCTTGCACCCTGTGCTTGCTCATCATCAAGAAACTGGAGACTCTTTTGCCCCAAAAcatgactgag GATGCGTTGATGAAGATCATGGACGAAGTCTGCGATCTCCTCCCTAAGAGCTACAAGGACAAATGTGACGACTTTGTTGGCAAATATGGCGTACAGATTGTAGAGCTCCTGTTGTCGTCAGCTGCCCCTCACACCATATGTACACTGCTGCACGTCTGTTTGTTCAGGGACTCAACTGGCACAG AGGTGCCCGCCCCTACGGACTGCAATTCATGCCGTACACTGGCTGCGCTGAGCCGGCTTCAACTGGGTGTCAACGCCACAAAGCCTCAGATGTCCTCTTTCCTGCAGTCTGTGTGTGGTCAACACCCAAATGCTATCCCCAAG TGCGAGTCATTCACCAAAATATATGGTGCTAGACTGCAGCAGGTGTTGGAAAAGCAGGTGGACCATGACGACATTTGTAAA AGCGTCGATCTGTGTACTACAAAGAAGTCGGAGCTGGTGGGGAGCAATCCCTGCACATGGGGGCCGAGCTACTGGTgcaaagacacaaacacagctCAGAAGTGTGGC AACACGGCCTTCTGTGAGAAGCATGTGTGGAAGAAGTGA